A portion of the Syntrophorhabdaceae bacterium genome contains these proteins:
- a CDS encoding SpoIID/LytB domain-containing protein — translation MVTVGVQEPRITVGIADRQPEAAGRLNGDFFIEGTGLLSGPFHARAAASGIALFDEGQRLITSSPSIRLTAHRNSTFTIFGVTIGIRFHWERKEDQVFEGDLILTAREDGSMAVINEIPLENYLVSVISSEMSGRAPGEFLKAHAIMSRSWLMASLDGKDASGAPARNVSGPGELIRWYNREDHDIFDVCADDHCQRYQGITKIISGEAARAVKETRGLILSYENRVCDARYYKACGGLTENYETAWEDIRVPYLVSIADSPNALSPAMSEEAATRWVFSSPNAYCNTKDTALLSEILPGFDQETTNFFRWKVEYSRRELEDIIRQKSGIDPGTLLDIIPLERGPSGRIRRLRITGTKESVVIGKELEIRRWLSPSHLYSSAFVVSVKGPSDGPPDGFILDGAGWGHGVGLCQIGAAVMASKGFTAPQILKHYFTGAEIKKIY, via the coding sequence ATGGTTACCGTCGGCGTACAAGAACCGAGAATCACCGTTGGCATCGCGGACAGACAGCCGGAGGCGGCAGGCCGGCTTAATGGCGACTTTTTCATCGAAGGAACGGGCTTGCTGTCGGGGCCCTTTCACGCGAGGGCAGCCGCGTCGGGAATAGCGCTTTTTGATGAAGGGCAGCGTCTTATCACCAGTTCTCCCTCCATCAGGCTTACAGCACACAGGAACTCGACCTTCACGATCTTCGGTGTTACCATCGGGATTCGCTTTCATTGGGAGCGCAAGGAGGACCAGGTCTTTGAAGGCGATCTCATCCTCACGGCCCGCGAGGACGGCAGTATGGCCGTCATCAACGAGATCCCCCTCGAAAACTATCTTGTAAGCGTCATCTCCTCGGAGATGAGCGGGCGGGCGCCGGGTGAGTTTCTGAAAGCCCATGCCATTATGTCCCGGAGCTGGCTTATGGCGTCACTCGACGGAAAGGACGCTTCCGGGGCCCCGGCAAGGAACGTCTCCGGCCCGGGAGAGCTCATACGCTGGTACAACAGGGAAGACCACGACATCTTCGACGTCTGCGCCGACGACCATTGCCAGCGGTACCAGGGAATCACAAAGATCATCTCCGGTGAGGCTGCGCGGGCGGTGAAGGAAACGAGGGGGCTCATCCTGTCCTACGAAAACAGGGTTTGCGATGCCCGATACTACAAGGCCTGCGGGGGTCTCACGGAAAATTACGAAACGGCATGGGAGGATATACGCGTCCCTTACCTCGTCAGCATCGCCGACTCTCCGAACGCCTTGAGCCCCGCCATGTCCGAGGAAGCGGCGACCCGCTGGGTGTTCTCGTCCCCCAATGCCTACTGCAACACGAAAGACACCGCGCTCCTTTCCGAGATACTCCCTGGTTTCGACCAGGAGACAACGAACTTCTTCCGTTGGAAGGTGGAGTATTCCCGCAGGGAACTGGAAGATATCATCAGGCAAAAATCGGGAATCGACCCCGGCACACTCCTCGATATAATACCCCTCGAAAGAGGACCGTCGGGGCGCATCCGCCGACTCAGGATCACCGGAACGAAAGAAAGTGTCGTCATAGGAAAGGAACTGGAGATACGCAGATGGCTCTCGCCGAGCCACCTTTACAGCAGCGCCTTTGTCGTCTCCGTGAAGGGTCCGTCCGATGGCCCGCCCGACGGGTTCATCCTCGACGGGGCCGGGTGGGGCCACGGCGTGGGCCTTTGCCAGATCGGCGCCGCGGTCATGGCAAGCAAAGGATTTACGGCGCCGCAGATACTGAAACACTATTTTACCGGCGCAGAGATAAAGAAGATATACTGA
- a CDS encoding sugar phosphate nucleotidyltransferase — MVKRRFKTAFILGAGLGTRLRPLTEHRPKPLLHLNGRPIITYAMDHLIRAGIERFIVNTHHQPQVYAQTFPDGHWRDIPIVFSHEPVLLDTAGGLKNIEGLLSGDEAILCYNGDVLADIPLGGLIATHEADRPDATLLLRSEGPLLNVDIDGSGAICDMRHTLAKQGVAQCLFTGIYAVETSLLSHMEPGRIESVVDVFLRRITALPGSIRGLIIDEGQWHDIGSAEVYQRMDTHMKQGPART, encoded by the coding sequence ATGGTAAAAAGACGGTTCAAAACAGCCTTCATACTCGGTGCGGGACTGGGGACGCGACTGCGGCCGCTTACAGAACACCGCCCAAAACCGCTTCTTCACTTGAACGGCCGCCCCATCATCACATATGCAATGGACCACCTCATCAGGGCCGGAATAGAACGGTTCATAGTGAACACTCATCATCAACCCCAGGTTTATGCCCAGACCTTTCCCGACGGTCACTGGAGGGACATCCCCATCGTCTTCAGCCACGAACCCGTCCTTTTGGATACCGCCGGGGGGCTCAAGAATATCGAGGGCCTTCTCAGCGGGGATGAGGCGATCCTCTGCTACAACGGTGACGTCCTCGCCGACATACCTCTCGGCGGACTCATCGCGACCCACGAGGCAGACCGTCCCGACGCAACCCTTCTCCTGCGAAGCGAAGGGCCTTTGCTCAATGTAGATATCGATGGCTCCGGCGCGATATGCGACATGCGGCATACGCTGGCAAAGCAGGGGGTCGCACAATGTCTTTTCACGGGCATCTATGCTGTGGAGACGTCACTCCTTTCCCACATGGAACCGGGAAGAATAGAATCCGTGGTTGACGTCTTTCTACGACGGATCACCGCGCTGCCGGGTTCCATAAGGGGCCTCATCATCGACGAAGGTCAGTGGCACGACATAGGATCCGCCGAGGTCTATCAAAGAATGGACACTCACATGAAACAGGGACCAGCGAGGACATGA
- a CDS encoding phosphotransferase gives MNDFDNIMAFARKATGLGPSSPATIAPLTARGSDRVFYRFSWGDGRSVIIIDYDAKRTENTFYADIALYLKGIRIPVPAMIFHDRASHLMAMEDLGNEDLHAFAGHDWPTRRTLYQKTLGAAKRLHAISEKHFPSQDVSLMEGFGPHLYLFEQNYFLEHFVKDCCDIVLEPAFESKLRSELAGLTDELGSMERCLIHRDLQSQNVMIRDSEPYFIDFQGMRLGNPFYDLGSLLCDPYVSLTPEEREDLLSFYYVLSSQELDWDAFQKAFWEASVERLMQALGAYGFLGRTKGLASFLDHIPAGLHNLDMAASRIPSLPTLGVLTAECKLALG, from the coding sequence ATGAACGATTTTGACAATATAATGGCCTTTGCCCGCAAAGCTACCGGCCTCGGCCCGTCGAGCCCGGCGACCATTGCGCCTCTTACCGCCCGGGGCTCCGACCGGGTGTTCTACCGTTTCTCCTGGGGGGACGGCAGATCGGTCATCATCATCGATTACGATGCAAAGAGAACGGAAAACACCTTTTATGCCGATATAGCCCTTTATCTCAAGGGCATTCGCATCCCCGTTCCGGCAATGATCTTTCATGACCGCGCGAGTCACCTCATGGCAATGGAAGATCTGGGCAACGAGGACCTCCATGCCTTCGCCGGGCACGACTGGCCCACGAGGCGCACGCTTTACCAGAAGACCCTCGGTGCGGCGAAAAGGCTCCACGCCATATCGGAGAAACACTTCCCCTCCCAGGACGTAAGCCTCATGGAGGGTTTCGGACCTCACCTCTATCTCTTTGAACAGAATTATTTCCTCGAGCATTTCGTGAAGGACTGCTGCGATATAGTCCTTGAACCCGCCTTCGAATCAAAGCTGAGATCGGAGCTTGCAGGACTGACAGACGAACTGGGCTCCATGGAGCGCTGCCTCATCCATCGCGACCTCCAGTCGCAAAACGTCATGATCCGCGATTCGGAGCCGTACTTTATTGACTTCCAGGGCATGCGGTTGGGAAATCCCTTTTATGATCTGGGTTCCCTCCTGTGCGATCCCTATGTATCACTGACCCCGGAGGAAAGGGAGGACCTCCTGTCATTCTATTACGTCCTCTCATCCCAGGAACTCGACTGGGATGCCTTTCAGAAGGCCTTCTGGGAGGCATCGGTGGAGCGCCTCATGCAGGCGCTGGGCGCCTACGGTTTCCTGGGCAGGACGAAAGGTCTTGCAAGCTTTCTCGATCACATCCCCGCCGGCCTTCACAATCTCGATATGGCGGCCTCCCGCATCCCCTCCCTCCCCACCCTTGGCGTCCTGACGGCGGAATGCAAACTGGCCCTTGGCTGA
- a CDS encoding glycosyltransferase family A protein, with protein MKPITAVCTRTAGPLFLPALRSLAGSDLIEEVLIVSREPIPDILPRCTVIDTGPFASRETFERILAKAATEYLLFIPSSIPMLAGTGALERLIGAARSSGAGTTYSDFYDDTGRGKTLHPLIDYQPGSVRDDFNFGALALLNTSIIRDALRRYGRTPPLRHAALYDVRLKISMDHGIHHVAEPLYSVVTHTGGPPGEVHFAYVDPRNQPLQKEMEAVFTDHLKRIGAYLPPERLKEMEEPAEPFPVRASVIIPVKNRRKTIADALNSALSQETDFTFNILVIDNHSTDGTTEIVADIAGKNPAIRHIIPSRKDLGIGGCWNMGIMDHACGRYAVQLDSDDLYENHLVLETIVDAIRDGSYAMVVGSYTIVNERLEQIPPGLIDHREWTSENGHNNALRVNGLGAPRAFSTTAIRRTGFLNVSYGEDYAAALRISREYRIGRIYESLYLCRRWQGNTDAALDVEASNRNDTFKDSLRTEEILKRQELAGGDPHP; from the coding sequence ATGAAACCGATCACCGCTGTCTGCACCCGCACCGCGGGGCCCCTTTTCCTGCCGGCCTTGAGGAGTCTGGCCGGTTCGGATCTCATCGAAGAGGTCCTGATCGTGTCCCGCGAACCCATACCGGACATCCTTCCCCGATGCACCGTTATCGATACGGGCCCCTTTGCGTCCCGGGAGACCTTTGAAAGAATCCTGGCAAAGGCTGCAACGGAATACCTTCTCTTCATCCCCAGTTCGATCCCCATGCTCGCCGGGACAGGAGCGCTGGAGAGATTGATCGGGGCCGCACGATCATCAGGCGCGGGAACCACCTATTCTGACTTCTACGATGATACGGGGAGGGGGAAGACGCTTCATCCCCTCATCGACTACCAGCCGGGCAGCGTCCGCGATGACTTCAACTTTGGTGCCCTTGCGCTCCTGAACACCTCCATCATCCGCGACGCACTTCGGAGATACGGCCGCACCCCGCCGCTTCGGCATGCCGCCCTGTACGACGTCAGGCTGAAGATTTCCATGGACCACGGCATCCATCACGTCGCAGAACCGCTTTACAGCGTCGTAACTCATACGGGGGGTCCTCCCGGCGAGGTGCACTTTGCCTACGTCGATCCCCGCAATCAACCCCTTCAGAAGGAAATGGAGGCAGTCTTCACCGACCACCTCAAAAGGATCGGTGCATACCTGCCTCCGGAGAGGCTCAAAGAAATGGAAGAACCGGCAGAGCCTTTTCCCGTCAGGGCCTCCGTAATAATCCCCGTAAAAAACCGAAGGAAAACCATAGCCGATGCCCTCAACAGCGCCCTCTCACAGGAAACGGACTTCACATTCAACATTCTCGTCATCGACAATCATTCGACGGACGGGACCACGGAGATAGTCGCCGACATAGCCGGCAAGAACCCGGCGATACGGCACATCATCCCCTCCCGGAAAGACCTGGGGATAGGCGGATGCTGGAATATGGGCATCATGGACCATGCCTGCGGCCGCTATGCGGTCCAACTCGATTCCGATGACCTCTACGAGAATCACCTTGTCCTCGAGACCATCGTGGATGCGATCCGCGACGGGAGCTACGCGATGGTCGTCGGCTCCTATACCATCGTTAACGAGCGCTTGGAACAGATACCTCCCGGATTGATCGACCACCGCGAATGGACGAGCGAGAACGGCCACAACAATGCCCTCAGGGTCAATGGCCTCGGGGCTCCCCGGGCCTTCTCCACGACAGCCATTCGCCGTACAGGCTTTCTCAATGTAAGTTATGGGGAGGACTACGCCGCGGCGCTGAGAATATCCCGGGAATACAGGATCGGCAGGATCTATGAAAGCCTTTACCTGTGCCGGCGCTGGCAGGGCAACACGGACGCGGCGCTTGACGTGGAGGCTTCCAACAGGAACGACACTTTCAAGGACTCGCTCCGCACCGAGGAGATCCTCAAGCGGCAGGAACTGGCCGGGGGAGACCCCCATCCGTGA
- a CDS encoding DUF4922 domain-containing protein — protein MTGEIKDRVYASFDGNGPQRLEDLCRGLLSEQQASWPELKHAYDSLGSVRSRDIRCDGFSVRLVFNPGRAVNTMAAVSPPEISQRPCFLCLANLPAEQKGIIYRGQFLILGNPRPALPFHLTIAHLSHRPQAISDHIEMFLQIAADLGRGFTTLYNGPRCGASAPDHLHFQAVPSGKMPIEQELDAKRDLISISPRVRASRVPVLRASGFGREVVLIEGDETPLVAAAFRDYMQSLKNASTSTERADEEPMLNAAASFDGKGWRLLVFPRRAHRPAAFYREDEERVLVSPAVMEMAGIIVTPMERDFYRLDAAAIESMYREVSFHHA, from the coding sequence GTGACGGGTGAGATAAAGGACCGCGTCTATGCGAGCTTCGACGGGAACGGTCCTCAACGTCTCGAGGATCTCTGCCGGGGACTTCTTTCCGAACAGCAAGCATCCTGGCCGGAGTTGAAACATGCTTACGATTCCCTCGGCAGCGTCAGGTCGCGGGACATCAGGTGCGACGGGTTCTCGGTCCGCCTCGTATTCAATCCCGGCAGGGCCGTTAACACGATGGCCGCTGTAAGCCCCCCGGAGATCAGTCAACGGCCCTGTTTCCTGTGCCTCGCCAACCTGCCTGCCGAACAGAAAGGCATCATCTACCGGGGTCAGTTCCTGATCCTGGGAAACCCCAGACCCGCATTGCCCTTTCACCTCACCATAGCGCACCTGAGCCATCGCCCTCAGGCTATCAGCGACCATATTGAAATGTTCCTGCAGATAGCGGCGGACCTCGGACGCGGCTTCACAACCCTCTACAACGGCCCCCGCTGCGGGGCGTCAGCCCCCGACCATCTCCACTTTCAGGCAGTGCCCTCGGGAAAGATGCCCATCGAGCAGGAACTCGACGCGAAGAGGGACCTCATCTCCATAAGTCCCCGGGTCCGGGCCTCCCGCGTCCCTGTCCTCAGGGCGTCTGGTTTCGGCCGTGAGGTCGTACTTATCGAAGGGGATGAAACCCCCCTTGTCGCAGCCGCCTTCAGGGACTACATGCAAAGCCTGAAGAATGCCTCGACCTCCACAGAGAGAGCCGACGAGGAACCTATGCTGAACGCAGCCGCCTCTTTTGACGGAAAAGGGTGGCGCCTTCTTGTCTTCCCGCGCCGCGCCCATCGCCCGGCGGCCTTTTACAGGGAAGATGAGGAACGGGTCCTCGTAAGCCCGGCCGTCATGGAAATGGCGGGCATCATAGTCACACCCATGGAGCGCGATTTCTACCGCCTCGACGCCGCCGCCATCGAGTCCATGTATCGCGAGGTCTCCTTCCATCATGCCTGA
- a CDS encoding PAS domain-containing protein, with product MKTIQELTREISLLKSRIRELERSEAQHRGAGEELRSSLEQLRLLIDAGPDFFFLKNLDLRYQLVNLANAQFFGLTEADIIGKSDFDLMPEDAAAVCQQSDRLAISEKRTVIATEPVEDKFYETYKFPFLIKGAVAGVAGIVRDITERRLAEEELRKSRALLSDMIENSGALICVKDRDGRYEMVNRKWEEVTGLTRHNTIGRTDEELFPGPTGKHFRLNDLEVMGSGSVVEKEEILEDDRGQRFFISIKFPLRDQNGAVTGMCAMITEITARKSMEEQLAISRDRLSRAEIISRSGNWEFHMETEAVFMSIGARRIFGVGKRALAIPDIKRIPLPKYRQMLDEALNGLIGEGRPYDVEFRIKRPDTGQIADIHSVAEYDRDRKVVFGIIQDITDRKHLESQLLQAKKLEAIGTLAGGIAHDFNNILMGIQGYASIMMAEKAESPSHPDYERLRSIEEQVKSASNLTRQLLGFARAGGYEIRPVDMNEIVRESSSMFHRTRKELTIRAKYERDLWSANVDRGQIEQVLLNLYMNAWHAMPAGGEIHLETANAVIDGNYGALHGIPPGEYVRVSIADTGMGMEEETMKRVFDPFFTTKEMGRGTGLGLAMVYGIMKGHKGLVDVRSKPGQGTTFTLYFPTSGKKVLRGKRAMPKAVGGSETILLVDDEQTVLVVTKRMLESLGYTVHAMDSGSDAVSFFKDRMNGIDLIMVDMIMPKLSGSQTFDRIRSLDPSAKVLLSSGYSMDNEARLIMGKGCTGFIQKPYNIAVLSRKVREVLER from the coding sequence TTGAAGACGATACAGGAATTGACCCGGGAGATATCTCTCCTGAAGAGCAGGATACGTGAACTGGAGCGGTCTGAGGCCCAACACAGAGGGGCCGGGGAAGAACTGAGATCCTCCCTGGAGCAGTTGCGCCTGCTTATCGACGCAGGGCCCGATTTTTTCTTCCTCAAGAACCTCGATCTAAGATACCAGCTCGTCAACCTGGCAAACGCACAGTTCTTCGGGCTTACCGAGGCCGACATCATCGGAAAGAGCGATTTCGATCTCATGCCCGAGGACGCCGCCGCCGTCTGCCAGCAAAGCGATCGCCTGGCTATCAGCGAAAAAAGGACCGTGATAGCCACCGAACCCGTCGAAGACAAGTTCTACGAGACCTACAAATTTCCCTTCCTCATCAAAGGCGCGGTCGCCGGCGTGGCCGGCATAGTCCGCGACATCACCGAGCGCAGACTCGCCGAAGAGGAACTGCGCAAGAGCCGCGCCCTGCTGTCGGATATGATCGAGAACAGCGGCGCACTCATCTGCGTTAAGGACCGTGACGGGCGCTACGAAATGGTGAACCGCAAATGGGAGGAAGTGACGGGGCTCACCCGTCACAACACCATCGGCAGGACAGACGAAGAGCTTTTCCCCGGACCGACGGGGAAACACTTTCGCCTGAACGACCTGGAGGTCATGGGATCGGGATCGGTGGTGGAAAAAGAGGAGATCCTCGAGGATGACCGCGGACAAAGATTTTTTATTTCCATCAAATTCCCATTGCGCGACCAGAATGGCGCTGTGACCGGCATGTGCGCCATGATCACGGAGATCACTGCACGCAAATCAATGGAGGAACAACTTGCCATCAGCAGGGACCGTCTGTCCCGGGCCGAGATCATTTCGCGCTCAGGCAACTGGGAATTCCATATGGAGACAGAGGCCGTCTTCATGTCAATCGGGGCCCGAAGGATCTTCGGAGTCGGCAAGAGGGCATTAGCCATCCCCGATATAAAGAGAATACCCCTTCCCAAATATCGGCAGATGCTCGACGAAGCCCTGAACGGCCTTATCGGGGAGGGGCGCCCCTACGACGTGGAGTTCAGGATAAAACGTCCCGACACCGGCCAGATAGCGGACATCCACTCCGTGGCGGAGTATGACCGCGATAGAAAAGTGGTCTTTGGGATCATCCAGGATATCACGGACCGCAAGCATCTTGAATCCCAGCTCCTTCAGGCCAAGAAGCTTGAGGCCATCGGTACTCTCGCCGGCGGCATTGCCCACGACTTCAACAACATTCTCATGGGGATCCAGGGATATGCTTCGATAATGATGGCGGAAAAAGCAGAGAGTCCGAGCCATCCCGACTACGAACGTCTCAGGTCCATCGAGGAACAGGTCAAGAGCGCATCCAACCTTACGCGGCAGCTTCTGGGATTCGCCCGGGCGGGCGGATACGAGATCAGACCCGTTGACATGAACGAGATCGTTCGCGAGAGCTCCTCCATGTTCCACAGGACAAGAAAGGAACTGACCATACGCGCAAAATATGAAAGGGACCTGTGGTCCGCCAACGTCGACCGGGGCCAAATAGAACAGGTCCTTCTCAATCTCTACATGAATGCGTGGCACGCCATGCCTGCCGGGGGAGAGATACACCTGGAAACCGCCAACGCGGTCATCGACGGCAATTATGGGGCCCTTCATGGCATCCCTCCCGGTGAATACGTGAGGGTCAGCATTGCAGATACGGGAATGGGGATGGAGGAGGAGACGATGAAACGGGTATTCGACCCCTTCTTCACAACGAAAGAGATGGGGAGGGGCACGGGCCTGGGGCTCGCGATGGTCTATGGGATCATGAAAGGCCATAAGGGCCTTGTCGATGTCAGGAGCAAACCCGGTCAGGGCACGACATTCACTCTCTATTTTCCGACATCCGGGAAAAAGGTCCTTCGGGGAAAACGGGCGATGCCGAAGGCCGTAGGGGGTTCAGAAACGATCCTCCTTGTCGATGATGAACAGACGGTTCTTGTCGTCACCAAGAGGATGCTTGAGTCTCTCGGCTACACCGTGCACGCAATGGACAGCGGGTCGGATGCCGTCTCTTTTTTCAAAGACAGGATGAACGGTATCGATCTCATCATGGTCGACATGATCATGCCGAAATTATCGGGGAGCCAGACCTTCGATCGCATCAGGAGCTTAGACCCCTCGGCAAAGGTGCTGC